The DNA region AAAAGAAATCCGCCTCTTTTAAAGGCATCAAGTCCGCCGGTTGGGTAATCGTAATTTGCTTTATCGTTGCCGTGCTTATTTTTCACTTTGTGTTGGGAAACCCCTCTAACTTCATGAACAATGACCCGAACAACCATCCGCTGCCAGGGAACTTCCTCGGTACTATCTACAAAGGTGGATTCATCGTTCCGGTTATTCAGACTCTCTTGTTGACCGTTATTGCACTGAGTATTGAACGCTACATCGCTATTGGTGCTGCCTTCGGTAAAGGTTCATTGGCTAAATTTGTTGCTAACATCAAAGCTGCTTTGGCTGCCGGTGATATGAAGAAGGCTCAGGAGCTTTGTGACAATCAACGTGGCTCTGTAGCCAATGTAGTAAATGCTACTCTGAAGAAGTATGCTGAAATGGAGAATGATACGACTCTTGCTAAAGACCAGAAGTTACTTGCCATCCAGAAAGAATTGGAAGAAGCTACCGCGTTGGAACTGCCGATGATGGAACAGAACCTGCCTATTATCGGTACTATCACTACTCTGGGTACATTGATGGGATTGCTCGGTACGGTTATCGGTATGATCCGCTCGTTTGCCGCTCTGGCTGCCGGAGGTTCTGCTGACTCTATGGCATTGTCACAAGGTATTTCCGAGGCTTTGATTAATACTGCCTTCGGTATCTTAACCGGTGCATTGGCCGTTATCTCCTATAACTATTATACCAATAAGATTGATAAGTTAACTTACAGCCTTGACGAGGTTGGTTTCTCTATCGTGCAGACATTTGCAGCTACGCATAAATAAATCGGTCGAACCCTTTTAAAATACTACAATTATGGGTAGAGCGAAAATAAAAAAGAAAAGTACGTTCATCGACATGACCGCGATGAGTGACGTGACTGTATTGCTGCTGACATTCTTCATGTTGACGTCTACGTTCGTGAAGAAAGAGCCGGTACAGGTTACCACTCCGGGGTCCGTATCCGAGATTAAGATCCCGGAAACGAATATCCTACAAATATTGGTCGATCCGGAGGGAAAAGTATTTATGAGTCTGGACAAACAGTCTGACTTGAAAGATGTGCTGGAAGCAATGGGGCAAGAATATGGAGTGACTTTCACTCCGGAGGAAACTAAAAAATTCTCATTGGCATCTACTTTCGGGGTACCGATGAAGAGTATGAAGAAGTACCTCGATTTGCCGCAGGATCAGCAAGACGCTGTGTTAAAGAATGAGGGGATACCTACCGACAGTATCGATAATCAGTTCAAAGCCTGGGTACGCAATGCCCGTGCCGCGAACAAAGATTTACGTATCGCCATCAAGGCGGATGCCAATACTCCTTATTCCGTAATCAAGAATGTGATGAACTCACTTCAGGACCTCAGAGAGAACCGGTATAACCTGATTACTTCTCTGAAGACTACTTCTGAAGACTAACAGAAAGGAAATATTATGGCTGAAATACAAGAAAACGGCAATAAGAATAAAGGCGGAAAAAATAAGCAGAAGAAAATGACCGTCAGGGTGGACTTTACACCGATGGTGGACATGAATATGTTGCTGATTACCTTCTTTATGCTTTGTACTTCACTGAGCAAACCTCAGACAATGGAGATAAGCATGCCGAGCAATGACAAGAATGTTACTGAAGAGCAGCAGTCCAAAGTGAAGGCATCACAGGCTATCACATTGCTGTTGGGAGGTGACGATAAATTGTATTATTACGATGGAGAGCCCAACTATAAGGATTATAGTTCGCTGAAGGAGACAACCTATAAGGCGGATGGTCTGAGAGCAATGCTTTTGCAACGTAATAGAACTGCTGTTAATGAAGTGAACGAACTGAAACAGCAGAAACTGAATCTTAAGATATCAGAAGAAGAGTTTGCGAAAAAAGTGGGGGAAATTAAGAGTGGAAAGGATACCCCGACCGTGATTATCAAAGCCACCGATGACGCTTCGTACAAGAATCTGATTGATGCACTCGATGAAATGCAGATATGTAATATAGGTAAGTATGTGATTACGGACATCGCTGAAGCTGATCAGTTCCTGATAAAGAACTACGATAGTAAAGGTGAATTGTCGCAGAATATTGCCGAATAATGTGTAACACCTAAAAAAGTAAGAATATGGCTAAAGTAGATTTAAGTTCTTCGGAATGGTGTGACTTGATATTCAGTGGCAAGAATAAGGCGTACGGTGCCTATCAGTTAAGAGAGAAATCGCCAAAGCGTCATAATATCGCTGTGATACTGGTGATCGTCATCGCATTGGTAGGATTTAGTATCCCTACCTTGATAAAGATGGCTACGCCGAAGCAGAAGGAAGTGATGACCGAGGTGACTACTTTGTCTCAATTGGAAGAACCGGAAATTAAGCAGGAAGAAATGAAAAGAGTGGAGCCCGTTGCTCCCCCGCCTCCTGCACTGAAGAGTTCTATCAAATTCACGGCTCCCGTCATCAAGAAGGACGAAGAAGTGAGAGATGAGGATGAAATAAAGAGCCAGCATGAACTGGCGGAAACGAAGGTGACTATTTCTATCGCTGACGTGAAAGGTAACGACGAAGAGCATGGTAAGGATATTGCCGACCTGAAACAAGTGGTTACCCAAGCTGAACCGGAACCTGAAAAGGTTTTCGATATGGTAGAACAGATGCCTCAGTTCCCCGGTGGGCAGGCTGAGATGATGCAGTTCATCAGCAAGAATATGAAGTATCCGACTATTGCCCAGGAAAACGGAACGCAGGGACGTGTGACTTGCCAGTTTGTAGTAGGTGCGGATGGTCGTGTGCGTGATGTGAATGTGCTGAGAGGTGTAGACCCTTACCTGGACAAAGAAGCTGTCCGTGTGATTATGTCCATGCCTAAGTGGATTCCTGGTAAACAGAATGGTAAAGCTGTATCGGTGAAGTATACAATTCCGGTAGTGTTTAGGTTACAATAATAATGTGTGTGTCATGAAAACGGTGAAACAACTTCAACTTTTGAGTTTGGCAGTGATGCTGCTTGCAGTGTCTGCCTGCCAAAGTAAGCCTAAGGACGGGCTGGCGGATACGTACACTTCGGGTGTGATAGCAATTGCTGCGGACGAAAGTTTCCAGCCTATCGTACAGGAAGAGGTGGATGTATTTGAAGGACTGTTTCCTCTGGCAGGAATTGTCCCCCGTTATGTGACGGAAGTGGAAGCCGTCAATCTATTGCTCAAGGACAGTCTGCGGTTGGCTATAACCAGTCGCAGGCTGACATCGGAGGAGGTGAACTCTTTCAATAGCCGGAAGTTCTTCCCGCAGGAGATAAAGATTGCTACGGATGGGTTAGCGTTGATTACGAACAGGGAGAATCCTGATACGTTGATCACCGTGAATGAAATTCGCAGCATCCTGACGGGAAAGGTTACACAATGGAAGGAAATTTATCCGGCATCTCGGCTGAAGGATATCCGCTTGGTATTTGATAACAAAAACTCCAGTACCGTGCGTTTTGCGGTAGATTCCATTTGTAAGGGTGCTCCGTTATCGGACCAGGTGAAAGCATTGAAAACCAACAGAGAGGTCATCGACTTTGTGTCAAAGACTCCTGATGCTATTGGTATTATCGGTGTGAATTGGCTGAGCGACCGTAATGATAGCACAGGGCTCTCCTTCAGCAAAGAAGTACGTGTGATGTCCGTCAGCGCTGCCGACAAGGCGACGCCGGAAAACAGTTTCAAACCTTATCAGGCATATTTGTTTTACGGTGATTATCCGTTGGCACGCAGCATCTATGCCCTGTTAAACGATCCGCGGAGTGCGCTTCCGTGGGGATTTGCCTCCTTCCTCGCTTCCGACCGGGGACAGCGGATTATTTTAAAGTCGGGATTAGTACCCGCTACCCAACAGGTACGGGTGGTGAATATAAAAGATAAATAACTAAAATGAGTGCTATTATGAAAACGATGTTAGTTCTTAGTATGGGAGCGTTGCTGTTGGCTGGCACACTTTCCGCACAAACGCCTGTACCCGAATGGCAGGCTGGGGTAGATAAAGTAAAAACCTTGATTCAGTCCAATCCCGCACAAGCTTCCGAGGAGGCTGGGGAGTTGCTGAAAGGGAAGAATAAAAAGAATGTGGATCTTGTGACTTCTGTAGCCCATGTTTATCTGGACGCTGGAAAAATCACCGAAGCTCAGGAATATCTGGCTATGGCAAAGAAAGCCAATAACAAAGATCCCAAGGTGTCTGTATTGGAGGGTGATATTGCCCTTGCACAAAAGAATATTGGACAAGCTTGCCAACTTTATGAGCAAGCCATCTATTTTGATCCGAATTGCAAGGAAGCCTACCTGAAGTATGCGCAGGCTTATAAGTCTGCCAGTCCTACACAGGCCATTGAAAAGTTGGAGCAGCTTAAAGCAGTAGATCCGAACTGTCTGGAAGCTGATAGGGAACTGGCTGAGGTATATTATTCCGGCAACCGTTTTGGCAAAGCTGTCGAGATGTATACGAAATTCATTGACACGCCTCTTGCTACGGAAGATGATATGTTGAAATATGCTTTTGCCCTGTTCTTGAATCATGATTTCGAGAAATCATTGCAGGTTGCACAGAAGGGGTTGCAGAAGAATGCACGCCACGCTGCCTTCAACCGCCTTGTCATGTATAACAATACGGACCTGAAACGTTATGAAGATGCCGAGAAGGCTGCTGATGCTTTCTTCAATGCTTCGGACCATGCAGACTATTCTTATTTAGATTACCGCTATTATGGCGCTTTACTGAGTGCATTGAAGAAATATGATAAAGCTATTATAGAATATGGCAAGGCATTGGATAAGGATAATACACAGGTGGACTTGTGGCGTGAAATATCCGATGCCCATGAAATGAACAATAATTATGCAGAGGCTATTGCGGCTTACCGCAAATATTACGATGCATTAACTAAAGACAAGAAGACTCCTGAAACATTATTCCAGTTAGGACGTCTTTATTACGGACAGGGCACATCTTTGGATTCGCTCGCCGTGCAGCCTGCCGACCGTAAACTGGCGTTGCAGGCCGCTGATTCTGTATTCGCACTTGTTTCCGAACAAGCTCCCGACAGTTATCTGGGAGAAATGTGGCGTGCCCGGACCAATTCTGCTATGGACCCCGAAACTACTGACGGGTTAGCGAAACCTTATTATGAAAAGGTAATGGACATGTTGCTGAGTAAAAATGAACCGAAGTATAACTCTGCGTTGATAGAGTGCTACAGTTATCTGGGCTACTACTATCTGTTAAAGAGCGACTATCCTACTTCGAAAGAATTCTGGAATAAAATTCTGGCTATAGACCCCGCCAATGCTACTGCCAAAAAGGCGTTGGAAGGCATCAAATAGCAACAATTTTAGTTGTTTGTCGTGTCGGGAGGAGTGGAGAGTGATTCTTAGCTCCTCCTTTTTTTATGTTTTTTTCTGTAAACGCTTGGATTATTAAAAAGATTATCTACCTTTGCGGTGTACCAATAAACTAATACACTAATATTGGGGTTAACAAGGTATCAGATACCAGTTGACAAGGCCTTCTCCTTGTATCTTGTTTCCTTGCCACCTATAAAAACATATAAGTATGCTACAGGTAGAAAACATTTCGTTCAGTTATCGTCGGGGTAAAAAAGAAGTCCTGCACGATTTTTCGCTCTCGTTAGAGAAGGGTAGGGTATACGGGTTACTGGGAAAGAACGGTGCCGGCAAATCTACACTGCTTTATCTGATGAGCGGTTTGCTTACTCCCAAGAGTGGGAAAATAATGTACCATGATACCGATGTACGCCGTCGGTTGCCTATTACACTACAGGATATGTTCCTAGTTCCCGAAGAATTTGAATTACCTCCTATATCTTTAGTCAGCTATGTGGAGTTGAACAGCCAGTTCTATCCCCGTTTCAGTAAGGAAGACATGGTGAAATACCTGCATTACTTCGAAATGGAGCAGGATATTGACCTGGGAGCCTTGTCTATGGGGCAGAAGAAGAAAGTCTTTATGAGCTTTGCATTGGCTACCCACACCTCACTATTGATTATGGACGAACCGACTAATGGTCTTGATATTCCGGGTAAGAGCCAGTTCCGTAAATTTATAGCTTCGGGCATGTCGGACGACAGAACTATTATTATCTCTACTCACCAGGTGCGGGATATAGATAAGATACTGGATCATGTGGTGATTATGGATAACAGTCATGTGTTGCTCGACGCATCCACTGCCAACATCTGTAGTAAGTTTCTTTTCGTTGAAAGCGATGACCGCGAATTGGCAGAAGCGGCAATTTACACGCTTCCTTCCATACAGGGTAATTTCCTGATGTTGCCGAATACGGATGATGAAGAGTCGGAGATCAATCTTGAATTGTTGTTCGGTGCTGCGCTTACGGACCCTGAGAAAATAAAAGGAATGTTTCACCCTAAACAGAATGAACAATGATACGCGATACCTTTTTTAGTGCACCCCGTTTTGTGAACTTATGTCGCAAAGAAATGGTGGAGAGTTGGAAGGCAAATTTGCTCCGCTTCGTAATGATGTACGGTATAATGGCGATTGCTTTCGTATGGAACGGATATTTTCAATATAATTATCCGGAAGGCCTGATTAATAGAGGGATAACTCAGGATCCTATATGGACATTCGAATTGGGGGCTTTCATTTGGGCGCTTGTCATTATGGGACTTCTGAGCGCTTCGTTCATTATGGAACGTATGAAATCTAAAACGAACCGGATAGCTATGTTAATGACGCCTGCTACGATGTTTGAGAAGTTCTTCTCCCGTTGGCTGGTATTTACCTTCGGTTTCCTTATTGTGTTCTTGATAGCTTTTAAATTAGCGGATTGGACACGTGTAGTGGTTTACATGGTTAGCTATCCTGAGTTAAAAGATATCATTTCCTCTACTCCGCTTTCCCATCTGGTAGGAAAAGAACAATTCTGGACGGTTTTTGATGATTGCAATTATTTTATGTTAGGAATAAGCGCTTATTTCTTTGTACAGTCTTTGTTTGTTCTGGGGAGTTCCATTTGGCCGAAGAACTCATTTGTGAAGACTTTCTCAGCCATTGTGGTCGTTGCTATTATTTATATAGCAATAGGATCAGCATTGGCAAAAATATTGTTTGAAGCGCGTGGTGTACATGGAGTGAATCAGGATATATCTGATGAAGCTATGACACTTTGGACTACAATCATTTTCTTGGGTATGGCTATCTTCAACTGGGTAGTTGCTTATTTTCGTTTTAAAGAGTCTGAAATCATTAACCGTTGGTAAGTATGAATTTTAAAGAAAGTAAAGCCATCTATCTTCAAATAGCAGATCGCATTTGTGACGAGGTACTTCTCGGGCAATATCGGGAAGAGGAACGCATACCATCCGTCAGAGAATATGCAGCTGTGGTAGAGGTGAATGCCAATACGGTGATGCGTTCATACGATTATCTACAATCGCAGGAAGTTATCTATAACAAACGTGGTATCGGTTATTTTGTTGCTTCCGGTGCTCGCGCGTTAATCCTTTCATTGCGCAAAGAGTATTTCCTCAAAGAAGAAGTAGATTATTTCTTTAAGCAGATGTATACCCTCGGTATTTCGGCGGAAGATATGTCCGCTATGTATCGGGAATTTAGTAAGAAACAAAAATAAAGAAGAAGATTATGAAACGAACAACTTATATAATATTTGGAATGTTGCTTACCGGATTGGTTGTGGTGTGCGCTGGCATATTCTACGCCTCTATGCAAGTTACAGGTTGGGATAATAATTTCCTGGATATTAAAGGAGAAAAGAAGACGGTTCAACTGCCGGAATGCAAAGTTATACAGATGGTGGCAATTAGAAATATCATCACTACCGGCGAGGGCGAAAAGAAGGGAATAAGAATGCCGGCATTTGGAGAGCTCCCTTTGAAAATTACTCCTGCCGAAGCTGGACAGGGAACTTGCACTTATGCTTCCGGTATGGATGAATTTATGACGATGAACTCAGTTGGAGATACATTACGTATCGTATTTGATTTTCCTAATGATAAGCTTGAAAAGAAATATCATGACCTGTATTGGCTTTATTTACGCTCCGAAGAGATGACTATAGCTCTGCCGGATCATGTTCAGTTCTTACAGACCAGTCTTGAAGCTCAAAAAATGACTGTTGAAGGGTTAACCCGCGATTCATTGTCTTTGATGGTGCAAGATTATGCTACCATAAATGACTGTAATTTTAGAGCTCTAACAGTCCAGAATGGTGCGTGGTTGTTTAATACTGGCAAAGCGGACAATTTGTATCTTCATCTGAACGGGATACGGAGTTGGAATGTGAATGCAAGTTCTTTCCATGTTGATACGGAATATCTATATGCTCATGGTAATCAAAAATGTACTTTGGAGAAAGGCGAATGTCGACAGGTAGTTTGGATGCCTCAATCGGAAGGCGCTTCATTGGATATAAAGTTGAAAGAAGCAGCGACAGTAGTTGTGAAATAACAATAGGTATTGCTAGAATACGAAAAAAAGACCGTTGAAAAACGGTCTTTTTTTATTTAGTTGCGGAGATCCGACTCGAACGAATGACCTTTGGGTTATGAGCCCAACGAGCTACCAACTGCTCCACTCCGCGATGTTTAACGGGTGCAAAGGTACGGCTTTTTATGGAACAAACAAATAAAAGCCATATTATTTTTGCTAAAAAATGTAATAAGCGGACTAACTTGTTGATAAGTAGTGTTATAATAGATATACTTTTTTTATCCTCTCCCTGTGACCAAATGTTAATAAAATGTGCGTTTTCTTGTGTGGTATGCAGAAAAGTTTTACTTTTGCTCAAATTATTAAGCAATGTGCAATTATTAATATGGCCGTATCGAAGACAAAAGCTAAATTAGTGGATGTAGCCCGTCAGCTATTTGCGAAGATGGGTGTTGAGAATACCACAATGAACGATATCGCTCTTGCTTCTAAAAAAGGTAGAAGAACGCTTTATACCTATTTTAAAAGTAAGGAAGATATCTATATGGCTGTTGTCGAATCGGAGCTGGACATCCTTTCGGATATAATGAAGCGGGTAGTAGAGAAAGACATCTCGCCCGATCAGAAGATCATCGAAATGATTTATACCCGCCTGGATGCCGTGAAAGAGGTAGTGTACCGGAATGGAACACTCCGTGCTACCTTTTTCCGTGATATATGGCGGGTAGAGAAGGTGCGCAAACGTTTTGATGCCAAAGAAATACAGCTTTTCAAGGATGTGCTTCGTGAAGGCGTGGAGAAAGGGGTGTTTCAGGTTGACGATATCGACATGACTGCCGAATTGGTGCATTATAGTGTGAAAGGTATTGAAGTGCCTTACATACGTGGGCATATAGGTGCTAAACTGACCGATGAAACACGTGGGCAATACGTTGAGAACATCGTGTTCGGGGCACTGCGTAGAAAAGAATAACTTTAATCAATAATTAAAAAAGTATGGGATTATTAGATGGAAAAACAGCCATTGTAACTGGTGCTGCACGTGGTATCGGTAAGGCTATCGCATTAAAGTTTGCTTCTGAAGGAGCAAATATCGCATTCACTGACCTGGTGATTGATGAAAATGCAGAGAATACGGCAAAGGAAATTGAAGCAATGGGCGTGAAAGCTAAAGGTTATGCTTCAAACGCTGCTAATTTTGAAGATACTGCCAAGGTAGTAGAAGCTATTCATGCAGATTTTGGTCGCATCGATATTCTGGTAAACAATGCAGGTATCACCCGTGACGGTCTGATGATGCGTATGAGCGAGCAACAATGGGATATGGTTATCAACGTTAACTTGAAGTCCGCTTTCAATTTCGTTCACGCTTGTACCCCGATCATGATGCGCCAGAAGGGTGGTAGCATTATTAATATGGCTTCTGTAGTAGGTGTTCACGGTAATGCCGGACAAGCCAACTACGCAGCTTCCAAAGCTGGTATGATTGCTCTGGCTAAATCTATCGCACAGGAATTAGGTTCTCGCGGTATCCGTGCCAACGCTATCGCTCCGGGCTTTATCCTGACCGATATGACTGCTGCATTGTCTGACGAGGTAAGAGCTGAATGGGCAAAGAAGATTCCTTTGCGTCGTGGTGGTACTCCCGAAGACGTGGCAAACATTGCTACCTTCCTGGCTTCTGATATGTCTTCTTATGTATCAGGACAGGTGATTCAGGTAGATGGTGGTATGAATATGTAGTTTAAATTAAGAATGAAGAATGATGAATGAAGAATTTTGCTGCGCTATGCAAGTAGGCCGCAAAGTAATTCATCATTCTTCATTCATCATTCTTCATAAAAAAAATGACTGTCGTATACGAGGACAATCATATCATTATAGTCAACAAGACCGCTTCCGAGATCGTTCAGGGAGACAAGACGGGGGATACGCCGCTTTCGGAAACCGTAAAGCAGTATCTGAAGGAGAAATACCAGAAACCCGGTAATGTCTTCATCGGTGTTACCCACCGGCTGGACCGCCCTGTGAGCGGTCTTGTTGTATTTGCTAAGACCAGCAAGGCATTGTCCCGCCTCAATGAAATGTTCAAAACCAGTGAGGTGAAGA from Bacteroides sp. MSB163 includes:
- a CDS encoding biopolymer transporter ExbD, producing MMAEIQENGNKNKGGKNKQKKMTVRVDFTPMVDMNMLLITFFMLCTSLSKPQTMEISMPSNDKNVTEEQQSKVKASQAITLLLGGDDKLYYYDGEPNYKDYSSLKETTYKADGLRAMLLQRNRTAVNEVNELKQQKLNLKISEEEFAKKVGEIKSGKDTPTVIIKATDDASYKNLIDALDEMQICNIGKYVITDIAEADQFLIKNYDSKGELSQNIAE
- the fabG gene encoding 3-oxoacyl-[acyl-carrier-protein] reductase, which produces MGLLDGKTAIVTGAARGIGKAIALKFASEGANIAFTDLVIDENAENTAKEIEAMGVKAKGYASNAANFEDTAKVVEAIHADFGRIDILVNNAGITRDGLMMRMSEQQWDMVINVNLKSAFNFVHACTPIMMRQKGGSIINMASVVGVHGNAGQANYAASKAGMIALAKSIAQELGSRGIRANAIAPGFILTDMTAALSDEVRAEWAKKIPLRRGGTPEDVANIATFLASDMSSYVSGQVIQVDGGMNM
- a CDS encoding ExbD/TolR family protein, which gives rise to MGRAKIKKKSTFIDMTAMSDVTVLLLTFFMLTSTFVKKEPVQVTTPGSVSEIKIPETNILQILVDPEGKVFMSLDKQSDLKDVLEAMGQEYGVTFTPEETKKFSLASTFGVPMKSMKKYLDLPQDQQDAVLKNEGIPTDSIDNQFKAWVRNARAANKDLRIAIKADANTPYSVIKNVMNSLQDLRENRYNLITSLKTTSED
- a CDS encoding energy transducer TonB, translated to MAKVDLSSSEWCDLIFSGKNKAYGAYQLREKSPKRHNIAVILVIVIALVGFSIPTLIKMATPKQKEVMTEVTTLSQLEEPEIKQEEMKRVEPVAPPPPALKSSIKFTAPVIKKDEEVRDEDEIKSQHELAETKVTISIADVKGNDEEHGKDIADLKQVVTQAEPEPEKVFDMVEQMPQFPGGQAEMMQFISKNMKYPTIAQENGTQGRVTCQFVVGADGRVRDVNVLRGVDPYLDKEAVRVIMSMPKWIPGKQNGKAVSVKYTIPVVFRLQ
- a CDS encoding ATP-binding cassette domain-containing protein: MLQVENISFSYRRGKKEVLHDFSLSLEKGRVYGLLGKNGAGKSTLLYLMSGLLTPKSGKIMYHDTDVRRRLPITLQDMFLVPEEFELPPISLVSYVELNSQFYPRFSKEDMVKYLHYFEMEQDIDLGALSMGQKKKVFMSFALATHTSLLIMDEPTNGLDIPGKSQFRKFIASGMSDDRTIIISTHQVRDIDKILDHVVIMDNSHVLLDASTANICSKFLFVESDDRELAEAAIYTLPSIQGNFLMLPNTDDEESEINLELLFGAALTDPEKIKGMFHPKQNEQ
- a CDS encoding substrate-binding domain-containing protein, with translation MKTVKQLQLLSLAVMLLAVSACQSKPKDGLADTYTSGVIAIAADESFQPIVQEEVDVFEGLFPLAGIVPRYVTEVEAVNLLLKDSLRLAITSRRLTSEEVNSFNSRKFFPQEIKIATDGLALITNRENPDTLITVNEIRSILTGKVTQWKEIYPASRLKDIRLVFDNKNSSTVRFAVDSICKGAPLSDQVKALKTNREVIDFVSKTPDAIGIIGVNWLSDRNDSTGLSFSKEVRVMSVSAADKATPENSFKPYQAYLFYGDYPLARSIYALLNDPRSALPWGFASFLASDRGQRIILKSGLVPATQQVRVVNIKDK
- a CDS encoding MotA/TolQ/ExbB proton channel family protein; amino-acid sequence: METIQKKSASFKGIKSAGWVIVICFIVAVLIFHFVLGNPSNFMNNDPNNHPLPGNFLGTIYKGGFIVPVIQTLLLTVIALSIERYIAIGAAFGKGSLAKFVANIKAALAAGDMKKAQELCDNQRGSVANVVNATLKKYAEMENDTTLAKDQKLLAIQKELEEATALELPMMEQNLPIIGTITTLGTLMGLLGTVIGMIRSFAALAAGGSADSMALSQGISEALINTAFGILTGALAVISYNYYTNKIDKLTYSLDEVGFSIVQTFAATHK
- a CDS encoding TetR/AcrR family transcriptional regulator translates to MAVSKTKAKLVDVARQLFAKMGVENTTMNDIALASKKGRRTLYTYFKSKEDIYMAVVESELDILSDIMKRVVEKDISPDQKIIEMIYTRLDAVKEVVYRNGTLRATFFRDIWRVEKVRKRFDAKEIQLFKDVLREGVEKGVFQVDDIDMTAELVHYSVKGIEVPYIRGHIGAKLTDETRGQYVENIVFGALRRKE
- a CDS encoding GntR family transcriptional regulator — its product is MNFKESKAIYLQIADRICDEVLLGQYREEERIPSVREYAAVVEVNANTVMRSYDYLQSQEVIYNKRGIGYFVASGARALILSLRKEYFLKEEVDYFFKQMYTLGISAEDMSAMYREFSKKQK
- a CDS encoding tetratricopeptide repeat protein, which codes for MSAIMKTMLVLSMGALLLAGTLSAQTPVPEWQAGVDKVKTLIQSNPAQASEEAGELLKGKNKKNVDLVTSVAHVYLDAGKITEAQEYLAMAKKANNKDPKVSVLEGDIALAQKNIGQACQLYEQAIYFDPNCKEAYLKYAQAYKSASPTQAIEKLEQLKAVDPNCLEADRELAEVYYSGNRFGKAVEMYTKFIDTPLATEDDMLKYAFALFLNHDFEKSLQVAQKGLQKNARHAAFNRLVMYNNTDLKRYEDAEKAADAFFNASDHADYSYLDYRYYGALLSALKKYDKAIIEYGKALDKDNTQVDLWREISDAHEMNNNYAEAIAAYRKYYDALTKDKKTPETLFQLGRLYYGQGTSLDSLAVQPADRKLALQAADSVFALVSEQAPDSYLGEMWRARTNSAMDPETTDGLAKPYYEKVMDMLLSKNEPKYNSALIECYSYLGYYYLLKSDYPTSKEFWNKILAIDPANATAKKALEGIK